In Scylla paramamosain isolate STU-SP2022 chromosome 17, ASM3559412v1, whole genome shotgun sequence, one DNA window encodes the following:
- the LOC135108508 gene encoding uncharacterized protein LOC135108508 — protein sequence MELVHNMSAGVVMNGLNLVLRNLQREQSGSYTCTAANNEGRVTSNAVLLSVRHVPVCAGARQEKTQGAARGSTAAVKCVVEAEPSHGIRWTWYRKRVDGSEEEIPEEDVRSDGLSSSVLVTPHTPEDYGRFLCLAANDVGSQETACVVTLVPAGPPDTPTNCSVNPIKDIALPDTATLAINCLEGFDGGLPQKFFMEAWQEGVLKANMTSDFPEWVVKDLQTGVSVSVKVAAYNARGRSEGRTMEVHTTSAQHHAAPGFLTPDTEAPIDIPPLVGAALGLVAVLLLLLVVGVVLCRRMRPRPRKPTAAEVPLTPGVGVDGFDPDVVASIQRPRPGLDVIPSDQEDDRDYEDSYEHERFNTDDDEDMLQAHATRHSCVHVHRTGGAGSSEQVGQGMYARGEGGPCSCVHSRGSRTSQDVAVPEHSRDGQGAPNNDSQSYDSGVSESESDSELQVMAGSNVAAVVRQYPDSGRSYVTLSPGEALAHVTPDAEVHLLPMSHVGVGSRPPSSLDVQSANPSPMEVRLKPFVSKEYQVSSDDAEGLLLLPSSCREVRLVPSSVAESRLTKGSPSEPRVPSSFGEMNVREASRRSSRPPSSCAIRSPTSQAEVICLPISPAESSSSRLLSERRSREATPKAAKKPRPSSSRDAQVHPGAWVHSEHDVGHPMTQDQLDLGRTVTLLHGEQGEVVFIPRKSPQGVESRRSSRQCTPVLQNVKLCDAAPSPLPDTLPKAVAKESKAKALKRLREMEKLDQTINTSPALPFAPQVVPDSQTKLSPAVRRSYQPRPNPDVCRRESSV from the exons ACGTGCCAGTGTGCGCCGGTGCCAGGCAGGAAAAGACACAGGGGGCTGCCCGAGGCTCAACAGCAGCCGTCAAGTGCGTAGTGGAAGCGGAGCCCAGCCATGGCATCAGATGGACGTGGTACAGGAAACGGGTGGATGGCAGCGAGGAAGAGATACCAGAGGAGGACGTGAGGAGTGATGGTCTCTCCTCCAGTGTGCTCGTCACCCCACACACCCCGGAAGACTATGGACGATTCCTCTGCCTGGCTGCTAATGACGTGGGCAGCCAGGAAACAGCGTGCGTGGTGACCCTGGTGCCTGCCGGGCCTCCGGACACCCCGACAAACTGCTCTGTCAATCCCATTAAAGACATTGCGCTCCCCGACACCGCCACTCTCGCAATCAATTGTCTGGAGGGCTTCGACGGCGGGCTGCCTCAGAAGTTCTTCATGGAGGCGTGGCAGGAGGGGGTTCTCAAGGCCAACATGACTAG CGATTTTCCAGAGTGGGTCGTGAAGGACCTGCAGACGGGTGTGAGCGTCAGCGTGAAGGTCGCCGCTTACAACGCccgagggaggagtgagggccGGACCATGGAGGTTCACACGACGAGCGCCCAGCACCACGCCGCGCCAG GTTTCCTTACTCCAGACACTGAGGCACCAATAGACATTCCTCCCCTGGTGGGGGCCGCCCTGGGTCTTGTCGCtgtcctcctcttgctcttggTGGTAGGCGTGGTGCTCTGCAGGAGGATGAGGCCCCGCCCCCGCAAACCCACAGCCGCCGAAGTGCCGCTGACGCCCGGCGTGGGAGTGGACGGTTTCGACCCTGATGTAGTGGCGTCCATCCAGCGGCCGCGACCTGGCCTCGACGTGATCCCCAGTGACCAGGAGGATGACCGAGACTACGAGGATTCCTATGAACATGAACGTTTTAACACAGACGATGACGAGGACATGTTACAGGCACATGCGACACGACACTCATGCGTTCATGTACACAGAACAGGCGGTGCCGGCTCCAGTGAACAAGTGGGGCAGGGAATGTACGCGCGGGGCGAAGGCGGGCCGTGTTCCTGTGTGCACAGCCGTGGGAGCAGAACCTCGCAAGACGTCGCCGTGCCCGAACACAGTAGGGACGGGCAG GGTGCTCCCAACAATGACTCTCAGAGTTATGACTCAGGAGTATCTGAGTCAGAGTCTGACTCGGAGTTGCAGGTGATGGCAGGAAGCAACGTGGCCGCTGTCGTCCGGCAGTACCCTGATAGTGGCCGTTCCTACGTCACGCTGTCACCCGGAGAGGCACTGGCTCATGTCACGCCCGATGCCGAGGTTCATCTGCTTCCGATGAGCCACGTGGGCGTCGGTTCCCGGCCTCCTTCGTCTCTAGACGTGCAGTCCGCCAACCCGTCCCCAATGGAAGTCCGACTCAAACCTTTTGTGTCCAAGGAGTACCAGGTGTCGTCCGATGATGCAGAAGGTCTTCTTCTGCTGCCATCCTCGTGCCGAGAAGTGCGCCTGGTTCCATCTTCCGTTGCAGAATCACGACTAACCAAAGGGTCTCCGTCTGAGCCACGTGTGCCCTCTTCCTTCGGGGAAATGAATGTGAGAGAGGCTTCTCGCAGATCATCGCGACCTCCCTCAAGCTGTGCCATTAGGTCTCCAACCTCACAAGCGGAGGTAATATGTCTTCCTATATCTCCCGCTGAATCCTCTTCGTCACGTTTGCTGTCAGAAAGGAGATCAAGAGAGGCGACCCCCAAAGCAGCAAAAAAACCACGCCCTTCTTCTTCCCGAGACGCCCAGGTTCACCCAGGGGCGTGGGTACACTCAGAACACGACGTGGGACACCCGATGACACAGGACCAGCTCGACCTGGGCAGAACGGTAACACTGTTGCATGGTGAGCAGGGCGAGGTGGTGTTCATACCAAGGAAATCTCCCCAAGGTGTtgagagcaggaggagcagccgTCAGTGTACTCCAGTATTACAAAACGTCAAGTTGTGTGACGCTGCTCCTTCACCACTTCCTGATACGTTACCCAAAGCTGTGGCTAAAGAAAGCAAGGCTAAAGCGCTGAAGCGgctaagagaaatggagaagctTGACCAGACCATAAATACCAGTCCCGCTCTTCCCTTCGCACCTCAGGTGGTCCCGGACAGCCAAACCAAACTATCCCCCGCGGTTCGACGAAGCTACCAACCCCGACCCAACCCAGACGTGTGCAGGCGGGAAAGCTCAGTATGA